The Falco biarmicus isolate bFalBia1 chromosome 7, bFalBia1.pri, whole genome shotgun sequence genome contains the following window.
AAACACTGGCAGGCCCTAGCCGCCTCCGCCGAGGTTGGCGGTGTGTAACCTGCCTAACGAGATTAGCGGGGAAGGGGCTCTTCTTCGCGGCGAcgctgcagctgccagcaccggCGAGAAAAGCCGCCGCACGCCGGGTGAGTGTCCGCGCTTGCTTACAGGGAGGCAGGAGTGGCAGCCCCTGCTTCTTTCCACATAAGCACTATCTAACAAGATTAGACGCCGGGCTGGCATTGGTGAGCCGCTCCCCATGCCGGTGTGCACTGGGGCAGCGGCGCAGGGCCGTGGGCTGCGGGCACGTGGCGGGAGTTTGCCGGCATGGAGGAGGGCTGATGGACAACTTGTCTGCGTGGCTGAGAAGTTTGACATGtccccccagcctccctccaTTTGCTGGGTGCTATTTGAACCAAGTCTTCCCGCTCTTAAGTCTGCCTGTCGTGTTTCGCAGGTTTGTCAGCGTTTGACTGAAGGCGGGTTATAAACTTTTAATGGGAAATTCCGTGTGGTGCATCCAGTGAGATGGCATCGGACAGCGAGGTAAAAACCCTACTGAACTTTGTCAACCTGGCCTCCAGCGACATCAAAGCGGCTCTGGATAAATCGGCTCCTTGTCGCCGGTCGGTGGACCACAGAAAATACTTGCAGAAGCAGCTCAAGCGGTTTTCTCAGAAGTACTCCCGAATCCCACGGTGCCACCCCAGCAAGCCCCCCGAGTGCAGCTGGCGCAGGGGGGCAGAGGACCGGGGCCGGGGCCCCCAGCCTGAGGCACCTGACCCCAGCCCCCCTGGCGGAGCTGCCACCGAGAAGGTGCCACAGACTGCTGAGGCTGAGGAGAACCTCGCCGGGGAACGGGTCTTGCAGGAGCAAAACCCTGAGGCCACCAGGCCGGACCAGGTGCCCATGAGGAAGCGACAGCTCCCCGCTTCCTTCTGGGAAGAGCCACGGCCAGCCCAGAGCCTGCCAGCCAGGGCCTTTCCTGCTGGCCCCGAGGGGGTCCCAGCCCCCAGAGACCCTCCTCCCTatgaggggaagaaaagcaaacgGAGCCCGGATGCTGCTGGCCCAGAGAGCCCCCCTGAGCCTGCTCCGCATGCTGGGGAGAAGG
Protein-coding sequences here:
- the FAM181A gene encoding protein FAM181A, whose product is MASDSEVKTLLNFVNLASSDIKAALDKSAPCRRSVDHRKYLQKQLKRFSQKYSRIPRCHPSKPPECSWRRGAEDRGRGPQPEAPDPSPPGGAATEKVPQTAEAEENLAGERVLQEQNPEATRPDQVPMRKRQLPASFWEEPRPAQSLPARAFPAGPEGVPAPRDPPPYEGKKSKRSPDAAGPESPPEPAPHAGEKDPAGVLSGRVGAWTCCPFPCPGLGVYQPPSTLPPSPFPGLGLWRKSVAALPAEVPPFCKEAEGTGQKLYRPVVLKPIPTKPAVPPPIFNVFGYL